A part of Helicobacter himalayensis genomic DNA contains:
- a CDS encoding MarR family winged helix-turn-helix transcriptional regulator, whose product MFEESILFTCAKLAHYMKYKSKEVVQMTGFSDGREIGLLMIVAEKQVSQIKIAEMVDTDKNTVRFFVDRLESLGLVKRQKNPNNRKENLIILTEQGKQKVDEILLMMLENERKLLYMYSDEEIKELSKLLAKFYKSMEESCGCK is encoded by the coding sequence ATGTTTGAAGAATCCATACTTTTTACCTGTGCTAAACTCGCGCATTATATGAAATATAAATCAAAAGAAGTCGTGCAGATGACGGGCTTTAGCGATGGGCGTGAGATAGGGTTGCTTATGATTGTGGCAGAAAAGCAGGTTTCACAAATTAAAATTGCAGAAATGGTTGATACGGATAAAAACACCGTGCGCTTTTTTGTTGATAGGCTAGAATCTCTAGGGCTTGTTAAGCGACAAAAAAACCCAAACAATCGCAAGGAAAATCTTATCATTCTTACAGAACAGGGCAAGCAAAAGGTTGATGAGATTCTTCTGATGATGTTGGAGAATGAGCGCAAATTGCTCTATATGTATAGTGATGAGGAGATTAAGGAACTTTCAAAACTGCTAGCGAAGTTTTATAAAAGTATGGAAGAAAGTTGCGGGTGTAAATAA
- a CDS encoding cytochrome-c peroxidase, translating to MKKKYLLAGALAFSLAPFSIVLGENLPDDVALRKMVLDNGIKPFPKTAQELSALAEKSAPESKTNKSTPAKVELGKKLYFDPRLSRSNLISCNTCHNLGLGGVDLVPAAIGHKWQPNPEHLNSPSVYNSVFNEVQFWNGRATHLSEQAQGPMENPVEMAYAKKEIEKRINSIPAYVDEFKKAYGANTKISFELIAETIGVFERTLVTPSPFDDYMNGNNNALNKQQKEGLVLFIDKGCATCHSGINLGGSMQPFNVVKEYKFTSLGGFKGNEDGMVKTPTLRNIAQTAPYFHNGAIWKLTDAIKEMGSVQLGTDIDDTQAQSIAAFLRSLTGRKPTIEYPQLPDSTDNTSIPTFD from the coding sequence ATGAAAAAGAAATACTTACTAGCAGGCGCATTGGCGTTTTCTCTTGCCCCATTTTCTATCGTTCTAGGAGAGAATCTACCAGATGACGTAGCACTTAGGAAAATGGTATTAGATAATGGTATCAAGCCTTTTCCAAAAACAGCTCAAGAATTAAGCGCATTGGCTGAAAAAAGCGCGCCAGAATCTAAGACAAACAAAAGCACACCAGCAAAAGTCGAACTTGGCAAAAAGCTTTATTTCGACCCGCGCCTTTCTCGCAGTAACCTAATCTCTTGTAATACCTGCCATAATTTGGGGCTAGGTGGCGTGGATTTGGTCCCAGCGGCTATCGGGCATAAATGGCAGCCAAACCCAGAACATCTCAATTCTCCAAGCGTCTATAACAGCGTGTTTAATGAAGTGCAGTTTTGGAATGGTAGAGCCACGCATCTTTCTGAGCAAGCACAAGGACCTATGGAAAATCCGGTCGAAATGGCGTACGCAAAAAAAGAGATTGAAAAGCGTATAAACTCAATTCCAGCGTATGTTGATGAATTTAAAAAAGCATATGGAGCTAATACGAAAATAAGTTTTGAGCTTATCGCGGAGACTATCGGCGTATTTGAGCGCACACTTGTTACACCTTCACCTTTTGATGATTATATGAATGGCAACAACAACGCACTTAACAAACAGCAAAAAGAGGGCTTGGTGCTTTTCATCGATAAAGGTTGCGCGACTTGCCATAGCGGGATAAATCTTGGCGGAAGTATGCAACCATTTAATGTGGTGAAGGAATACAAATTTACTTCGCTTGGAGGCTTTAAAGGTAACGAAGATGGTATGGTAAAAACGCCTACATTGCGTAACATTGCGCAGACTGCACCATATTTCCATAATGGTGCGATTTGGAAGCTTACCGATGCGATTAAGGAAATGGGAAGCGTGCAGCTTGGCACTGATATAGATGATACTCAAGCGCAGAGTATTGCGGCTTTCTTGCGCTCACTCACAGGACGCAAGCCAACAATTGAGTATCCACAGCTTCCGGATTCTACGGATAACACCTCTATACCGACTTTTGATTGA
- a CDS encoding DUF268 domain-containing protein → MEYICADATNLENIADESIESLSALCSVEHFGLGRYGDPINPNAWEQALKSFQRVLKKGGKLYFSVPVGQTSKVCFNAHRVFHPEIIIQTLDSMQLLEFGYIDGFDVKNVMRYESNELKINQNALDSIPEYDNNGTTGLFEFVKI, encoded by the coding sequence ATCGAATATATTTGCGCTGATGCGACAAATCTCGAAAACATCGCAGATGAAAGCATAGAATCCCTTTCAGCCCTTTGCAGCGTAGAGCATTTTGGTTTAGGACGTTATGGCGATCCTATCAATCCAAATGCGTGGGAGCAAGCACTCAAAAGCTTTCAACGCGTGTTGAAAAAAGGCGGGAAGCTGTATTTTAGCGTGCCTGTGGGACAAACAAGCAAGGTGTGTTTTAATGCTCATCGTGTGTTTCACCCTGAAATCATTATCCAAACACTAGATTCTATGCAGCTTTTGGAGTTTGGCTACATTGATGGATTTGATGTAAAAAATGTTATGCGCTATGAATCTAATGAGCTTAAAATCAATCAAAACGCACTCGATTCTATACCAGAATACGACAATAACGGCACCACTGGACTTTTTGAATTTGTGAAAATTTAG